In Dermacentor variabilis isolate Ectoservices chromosome 1, ASM5094787v1, whole genome shotgun sequence, the genomic stretch gCTGCTTTTGGCCTACAGCTGACaccaatcaagaagggtgtttggattagTGTGCTTCTTACTACTGTTACTCTGTATACTTATtgacacagtttaataaacaggctgaagttagggaaaatctgctttcgaatttcagTAGGAAATAAGTAGTTCTGAAAATACGACTAACACCGACTATTGTCTGCTAACACTCAGCCACAATCGCCTATGTAAGAATAAAACTTTGGCCATACTGCTTATTAGTGTCATAGCCATCGGGTGTTGCTAATTTCTaacagttttgaacactcaactagcctcaaaccacAATAAACTTAAGGTTGGACTGGACATATGCTTACCAGTGAGGGCTCActcttggcagacttcgctttgtATTGAGCTATTGCACAAAATGCGCAATTGGGATGTGGGTAGCATCcattaatggggggggggggggggggtgagtcaATATGGTACAGGACAAACCTGGTCCACACCACATAGTGAGGCCAGACTGGATCACATGAGAACAAGCGCGCACATAGTTAaccactacagttgcatgtagctgtgtcTGCAGCGCAGCGTAAATGCCACAACAAGTATGCTTGCTGCAGCTCAATGAGGACAACAGTGCGCTCTGATTGGTACTGTGACTGACGCGACTCAAGGCCCAAGCACAGACATCTGACAAACAGGTCATCTGCTTCCCTAGTTGCACACCTTCAAGGTGTGTCGACATCATGGTCATAGCTCGTTACGTTAGGAGTCCAGAGTGCGGCATCTATCACTTGGGCAATGTGTGCACTGCCAACATACTCGTGTGAACGAAGGTGAAGTCTGTTCAACCCTCCAATATTGTGCGATTGCTGTAGAGATGAGTGTGAAAGGAAATGTGGTATTCACATCACTCGGTGCAATAAAAGCCACGCATAGCTCTCTAGTAGTGCACTGCAGCACTGGAAAGGGATGATATACTGTAAACTCAGCCTTCAAGTTTGGAACGTCGTAGGTGCCGAAATCGGTAGTGGTGGTGTCAGTGTGAACATAGAAAATCAAATTTTAATTGCGCACCATGGCAATGTTCAGTAAGCAGAGCGTTGTGGGCAATACTCCGCTCCgctgtagcctttgcagtgcaaggcattgaagaaggagcaagAGCACCGCAAGGAGGACAACAGGCgacctttgattgccaataagtACACTTCTACTGAACACATTCAAGTACACTTTTGCTGCAAAGTATTCCTGAAATAGCCTGTTTTAATATCAAATGCATTTCTCAAGCGATGAAAGTGACTCAGAATCCCTttaataaatttatttttaacaCTACCACCTCTCAGAGTTTACAACCACTGGGAGAATAGCAGCACGATTGCAACAATCCAAAAAGTGTGTGCCCTGGCTCTACAATGCATTGTTTGGTACACCGAGTCTTAACACATAATTTTCTTAACGCTCTGTTCTTGGCCAAGGTGCCGCACCTGTAATCCTGCCACTACTCTGCATTGCTGAATTCATAGTGCTTTCAGATTCCAAGACTTGTGACAACATGCAGCAGAAGTCGTCATGGTGACAAAGTGCTTTTCTGCTAAAATAAGAATCACTGTGATGTGTATGCTGGAACTTTTTTATAATGATGGTCCTCTTATTCCTTACAGATGGTTCAGTAGCAGTGGAGGACAGCATTGAAGAAATAGCAGCACAGTAGCAGTGGTGGCCCCCACTTTTATATGCTTATGACATTTGATTTCATAAGCAGCCTGTTTGCATACAAAAGAGCCATGGATGCAGAACAAAAGATGGTGCAGCTTGTAACCATGATGCCATGTTCACATGCTGGAACTTGGGACTTCAAATGCAGTTTCATTCCTCTAGTCCATGCACTAAGCCTGCTTTGCTTGCATGCACTTACAGAGATATATATGTAATATACTGACCAATATGCTTCAATGCAAAAGAATAAAGAAGTGAAATGTGCAGATGCTTATGTTCTTGTTCTACACTGAACCAGACACTAGGCCCCTTCCCAGTATTCAAGCACCTTCATCTCTGTGCACCAGCTCAACTAACCTTCCTCTTTTGCAAATGAATACTCTAGCACAGAATAAGATTCACAGTTTAAGTAAACTGCAATGTCAGCCGATTCAAACTGTTTAAAGCACAGACAATTGCTTGAATGTTCCCAGGTTATGTGGCAAGCAAGGGCAATAGTagcaagaacaaaacaaaactgGTACTGACCTGTGATGCAACATTCATGCAAGTTACCATATGGAGTGCAGAATTGGTGCCAAGTGTCTATGCTGCGTGCTGCTGGAAGCATCTGCACAGTTAGGTACCTCATGCGCCTGTCAGTCCCAGTTTCGAGTATTTGGTAACTGGTAAGTTTCGAGTATTTGATTACCAAACACAAACTCCTTGGTCCTTTCACCCAGTAAGAGAAAAATAGCAAGAAATGCCAAATACTGGGTCCAGGCATGCTTCAGGACTTGCCACACTCCGGGACGATACCTGTTGAGTGATGTCAAGAAAGTCGAACGAAAGGACAGTACAATGTTACTTAGCACAGCAAATTTGAAGAGATTAATTAAATTCtatggttttatgtgccaaaaccacaatatgattatgcgACCAGCCATAGTGggggaactccagattaattttgcaCACCTGGGATCCTTCAACAAGCACTTAAATATAAgcgcacaagcgtttttgcatttcaccccattgaagtgcagccgccatggccagaATCAAATCTGCGGCCCTGAACTCGGCAGCGCAACACCAGAGCCACTTAACCACAGTAGGTGAGATATCAAGAAACAATTACTAGTAATAATAACCCCTCATTCAATCATCTTTTGCCAACTCCTAAATTTAGATCTACAGAACCCGTCATAGCTGTCTAAAGTGCAGAAACGGGGCAAACGAAGCTGGAACGGCATAACTGCTAATGAACACATCCTGCAAGGTGAACAGGGTGTTGGCACACGCAGTCATAGCCATATGCCTAGCACAGCTTCCCCTTTTTAATGATTGTTCCCTACGACAGAGTGTCTTTGAGAACACCACGGCAGGGACTCCTTGATCAGCACACACAACAATGCAACCACTCATCACTCACGAGAAAGAATACCTGCGCTCACGTATCCTTTCAGATATCAGGATAATCAGAAAGAGGGATCTGTGCAAGGCACATGGCTATGACTGCAAGTGGCGACATCTTGTCCACCTTTTAGCGCATGCTCAGCAGCAGCTATTATGTCACTCAAGCTGTCTTCGGTAGGTGATGGTAAGGGACTCTGAAGTGGCACTGCTCCCATGCTCTAGAAAGCCATGTCGCGGCTGTACTTGCAAAACTGATGCAATGCATCATCTGACTTCGCTGCAAATGTCAAGATGGCAGTTCACATTGAAGTCTCTGTTTTTTTGAAATGGGAAAGCATATGCCAACGATCTCTCTGGTTAATGACGGCAACATGAAACAGCACCTCTTCACATTGCACATCCTGCAACAGCAGCCTTTGAAGATGAGGTTACTTTATATGATTAATACTTTAGTGCAGATAATGTATGTCAACCAAAAATGTAATGAGCAACAACATGCTGATATACTACCAATACAGTCATTGTAGTAACATGAAAGTATTTGTTTGAGCATGCATTCTTTTCTTCACCTCACCTGCTTCTTATACTGTAGGACTGCATTCTAAGTTGCACAAAAATTAATTGAAATGCTTGTTCATAGCCACTGTTTAGTCAAGCACAAGCAGCCCATACTAAGATAAGCTCAAAGACTACCATGCATAAATTAATATCTGTGATGTAGGCATACACAAGGATACCATAAAATCTCTACTGGGTACTTGATCCTCAGGTTGGCAAGGAAATGTGTAGCGCCCGAGGCAGCCCTCCAGGTACTTTGAACATTGGACAGCTGCGTTGTCACTGCATAACAATAAAAGAGATCACATTGAAAAATAATGTCAAACCTGCGATATTAAGTACTCACCATTTCGTTTTGAGTACTCGTCTAGAATGAAATCAAGACTGAATGAAGACACACTAGAACTGTCCAGATTGATGATGGAATGCTGGAAACCAACAAAGATCTTTTTTTAACCCACTAGAATTACATCACATTGCTTCAGACCTAAGTGACAGTTTCGAAATGGCATGCATACAGGCTGCAGAACATGTACCTCAAAGCGGCTGTCATGAGACCCACGTCGCAACAGTTCTTTCTGGCGAAGTCTCAGTTCTCCTGTCAGTGAAAGTTCTGAGCCAGAAATGCTGGAGGAATGGTCAATAAAGGCTAGCCCCTCATATGAGACCCTTGTGTACGTCTGCAAGTTCAGGAAAAATTAAACAAGGCTGCACACAGAGATTTTGCTTTTGAAGCAAACGAAAGATTAAGAAATTTTCAACAAATTACATCATTTGTATTTCCTACTACATCCAGGACTGCAGCCAAAGCCACAAAATTACGGGCACTATTCTTTTCACTGATGCAAAAGGGCAGAGCCACAGTTGCATGCTCCCACGTTTCTAAGGTGCGCCCAGAATTGTGCACCAGAAAGCAGTATATGCAACACAAACTGCAGTACATGTCATTTTAGCATCTCTTGGACCCTGTAGCAGAAAAATTACTATTAATAAATTCTTATGCTGAGTGCAAAAGTGGCTACTTCTCTTAGTGCTCTAAAATGTACAATTTCTTTATGCATCCTCAATAATGCTGAATATAGCAGTGTATTCATAAGGTGACAAGGTTTTCTTGCTCCGAAAAACTGCACtgtggacattttttttttttcatgcaatacTGAATTTTATTTGGGGCACTATAGCATATTAAAAAATAAGGTGCAATGAAATTTGAAAGTGATGTATGGCGAATGAGATGACTGACTACATTGAAATGCGAGCAGTGCAGAAGTGTGCTAGAGGCTTGCCATTTTCTTTAAGTCCTGCAAAAGAAATATGGCTCGCATTGATAAAAATCAATGATAACTGATAAGAATGCTATAACCCGAAGTTACTTTTTAAGGATGAACTCTCTTGCAAAGAACTCAATCCAATGAGTGTCCTCCCCCCACTACCCCACAGACGCCACTAAGTACTACTTCAGTCACAAGCACTAAACAGAAGCATTCGTGTGTTTTACTGGATTGTTTTTCCTAATTTATATGTACGGACTGCGCAAAAACacgagtaccccccccccccccaccccgatgTAAACTTATTCACTGTTACTAAGCTGCAGTGAATCTCTAGCCTAGCACATCACAGCAGTTATATTTCTACGTAGatgtagggtagtaaaccggaaactcgcctctggttaacctccctgcctttcctctctctcttaaGTAGGTGTAGAACAACTTACCGCAATCCTACAATCAAAAAGAAGAAGGATTTTCACACGAAGCACGTCGAACTTTTTTGGCAGCGGC encodes the following:
- the LOC142557794 gene encoding transmembrane protein 231 isoform X1 — translated: MAVYTLFCEGVHRKYKASLCSKATVFVVVLSCATIVIPFIFAYKDLGFWKKLDQYQEQPEVRFKRRLIFILECGEGLVFWSSYPFLNSHATELSIPSVEDLEEDFDSDGKMDELNLSVKMPLPKKFDVLRVKILLLFDCRIATYTRVSYEGLAFIDHSSSISGSELSLTGELRLRQKELLRRGSHDSRFEHSIINLDSSSVSSFSLDFILDEYSKRNVTTQLSNVQSTWRAASGATHFLANLRIKYPVEILWYRPGVWQVLKHAWTQYLAFLAIFLLLGERTKEFVFGNQILETYQLPNTRNWD
- the LOC142557794 gene encoding transmembrane protein 231 isoform X2 — its product is MAVYTLFCEGVHRKYKASLCSKATVFVVVLSCATIVIPFIFAYKDLGFWKKLDQYQEQPEVRFKRRLIFILECGEGLVFWSSYPFLNSHATELSIPSVEDLEEDFDSDGKMDELNLSVKMPLPKKFDVLRVKILLLFDCRIATYTRVSYEGLAFIDHSSSISGSELSLTGELRLRQKELLRRGSHDSRFEHSIINLDSSSVSSFSLDFILDEYSKRNVTTQLSNVQSTWRAASGATHFLANLRIKYPVEILWYRPGVWQVLKHAWTQYLAFLAIFLLLGERTKEFVFGH